AAAAGACAAGATCTGGCTTATTCTGCATTAACTCTTCTAATGCATCTTCTACACAGTCAGCTTCACCGATTATCTCTACCTCTTTCGTACGCTCTAATAAATATTTTAATTCATCCCGCGCCAACATTTCATCATCAACTACTAATACCTTTAACACCGCTTTCTTCCTCCCCTACGCTTTTCGGAATTACAAAGACAATCTCTGTTCCTTTCTCCGCCTCGCTCTCAATATGAAGTGTTATCTCTTTTCCAAATAAACCTATTAATCGCTGGTTAATATTATATAAAGCTGTTCCCGTTCCTTTTTTTGATGAAACAACCATTTTTCCAAGTTGCTCTAAACGCTCATACTTAATTCCTTGTCCATTATCTTTCACTTTAAAGTGCACCATATCATCTTTTTCAAATACATGTACCTCTACTTCACAAACTGGTTGTTTTTTAGGAAAAGCATGACGTAAGGCATTTTCCACTAATAACTGAAGTACAAATGGCGGAACTAAAGTTTTCTTTAATCCTTCTTCAATATAATTCTTTACTTCATATTTATTCGGAAATCTTGCTTGCTCTAATGATAAGTATGCATTCACATGGTTTAGCTCCTGTTCTAATGGAATAAGTAGCTGACGTGCACCTTGTAAATTACAACGGAAATATACACTAAGCTGCAATAATAACTTTCTCGCCTTTTCCACATCTGTACGACATAAGGCTGATACGGTATTAATTGCGTTAAATAGAAAATGCGGATTAATTTGCGCTTGTAATGCCTTTATTTCAGCATCTTGTAATAATTTACTTTGCAGCTCTGCCTCACCTAACTCCAGTTGTGTGGAAAAAATTTTCGCTAATCCTTCTGCTAACTCTTCTTCTACACGACTTAATTGGTTCGGATTTTTAAAATAAAGTTTTAATGTTCCTATCGTATTTCCATGTGAAGTTAATGGAATAACGATCGCTGCTTGTAATGGACATTCTTCATGCTGGCAATTAATAATCTCACGTGATTTCGCTTTCATTATTTTCCCTGTTTGTAACACTTCTTTTGATAAACCTGTAATTAAGCTATGAGAAGGAATATGGTGATCCGATGCTAATCCAACGTGAGCTAATATTTTCTCCGTATCTGTTAAAGATACCGCATCTGTTCCAGTAAAACGATGGATAATTTGTGCCACATGCTTACAAGATTCTTCTGTTAAACCTTGGCGGAAATATGGTAATGTCTTATCAGCAATCCGAAGTACTTTATGAGTTTGCAAAGCCTTTGCATTTTCTTCTTGGCGTAAAATAGCTTGAATCATAGAAAGTAAAATAAAACTGCCAAAGCTATTTACAAGAATCATCGGTATCGCAATTGTTTTCACGACACTAATTCCATCTTCGATAATTAATAAGATCATGAGCATCTCTAAAGAAACAATAAAAACACTTAAAATCGCTGAAAATTTAGGAGTAATAGCACGGTTATGTTTTTGAAATATATAACCAATATAACCTGCTATCATCCCTGCTAAAATTGAAGAAATTGCACAGCTTAATGCCGTCGTTCCACCGAGCATATAACGGTGAATACCAGCGATGACGCCTACTCCAATCCCGACAATAGGACCGCCTAACAATCCACTAATCCCCACTCCCATAATACGCGTATTCGCAATTGTACTTGACGAAGAAACACCTTGTAACCAATTTTCATTCATAATGGTGTTTCCTGCAATTTCAATCCCTGTGTAATTGCTTACAATTGTAAATATAGAAAAAATACAAATAAGCATAAGCTTATCTTGACATCCATATTGTTTATGAAGAAGGCGCCGGAACGTTTTAATATGCGAAAGTAAAAATCCTAAAATAACAATTAATCCGACACGTTCAATCATCATGAGTACTAAATTTAACATCTATGTTTCATCCTTTTTTGTTTAGTTAGTTTTATTATGGAAAAATAATAAAGGAACCGTCAAGAAGAATGGGATTTTTTAGGAATATTTTACATATAATAAACTATGTATTTATTTGACAATATAATAGAAGAGTGCTAAAAATAAAGTAATATAATTACAGTCCTTTAACACAACCCCGTGAGGTTGAGAAGGAAGTCGGAATATAAAATATGTATGTTCTCTTACAGGGGGATACGTATGCTTTTTTGGCCTTCTCATCATATCAGGTGAGAAGGCCTTTTATTATTCTTCCATAGCGACTGTATAAGAAATAAGGAGGAGTAATGATGAACATCACTACTGATGGGCAACAAGCAACAGAGGAAACAAAGGAAAAAAGATACAAAACATTGTTTGGTTCCGCGTTAGGGTATGCAGCAGAAGGTTTAGATATGTTGCTCTTATCTTTCGTACTTGTCTATATTCTAAAGGAATTTCATTTAAGTCCGGTGGAAGGTGGAAACTTAACATTAGCCACAACAATTGGCATGTTAATTGGTTCCTACTTATTTGGATTTATCGCTGATTTATTTGGTCGTATTCGAACAATGGCCTTTACCATCCTACTATTTTCACTAGCAACGGCACTTATTTATTTTGCAACAGATTATTGGCAATTATTAATTCTTCGCTTTTTAGTTGGAATGGGCGTTGGCGGTGAATTTGGAATTGGAATGGCTATCGTAACAGAAACTTGGTCTAAAGAAATGCGCGCAAAGGCAACATCAGTTGTTGCACTTGGTTGGCAATTTGGTGTATTGGTCGCTTCACTACTTCCAGCATTTATTGTCCCGCATTTTGGCTGGAGAGCTGTTTTCTTATTCGGGTTAATTCCAGCTTTACTAGCTGTCTATGTTCGTAAAAGCTTAAGCGAACCGAAGATATGGCAACAGAAACAAGAATATAAGAAAGCATTATTACAAAAGGAAAATGAAGGAACTTTAACTAGTGCTGAAGCTGAAAAGTTAAAGCATATGAAAAAATTCCCTCTTAGAAAATTATTTGCAAGTAAAAAGGTAACAATAACAACTATCGGACTTATTATTATGTCATTCATACAAAACTTTGGATATTATGGAATTTTCACATGGATGCCTACCATTTTAGCAAATAAATACAACTATACATTAGCGAAAGCAAGTGGGTGGATGTTTATTTCTACAATTGGAATGTTGATTGGAATTGCAACATTCGGGATTTTAGCGGATAAAATCGGTCGTCGTAAAACTTTTTCACTATATTATATTGGTGGTACTATATATTGCCTCGTTTACTTCTTCTTATTTACAGATGCGACATTATTATTATGGGGAAGCGCATTGCTTGGTTTTTTTGCCAACGGAATGATGGGTGGATTCGGAGCTATTTTAGCTGAAAATTATCCTGCCGAAGCACGATCTACAGCTGAAAACTTTATTTTCGGTACGGGCCGTGGATTAGCTGGGTTTGGGCCAGTTATTATTGGTTTACTTGCTACAGGTGGAAATTTAATGGGTGCATTATCACTTATCTTTATTATCTATCCAATTGGATTACTTACAATGCTAGTATGTGTACCGGAAACAAAAGGGAAAGTACTAGAATAATTAAAAAAGCATTGAATCGCTTCGATTCAATGCTTTTTCTTTACTTATGAAAGAAATTCGGTTTAAGAATATCATTCGGATACGGTTTATGATAGATGTGGGTTGTAGCTGGTGATAGTGGTGGGATAAGCCATACCCAATTTCCGGTTACAACTCGCCCACAAGCGGCCTCTTGTTTTTCAAATTGCTGAAATTGTTGCGCGGCCGTATGATGGTCTACAATACTTACCCCTTGCTTTTTAAAAGAATGTAAAACAGCTATATTTAATTCAATTAACGCTTTGTCTTTCCATAACATACTATTTCTCGACGTATCTAAATTCATCATCTCTGCAACAACTGGAAGTAAATTATAGCGATCATAATCAGCTAAGTTACGAGCACCAATCTCCGTTCCCATATACCATCCATTGAACGGGGCTGCTGTATAAGAAATACCACCAATTTCTAAACGCATATCTGAAATCATCGGTACCCCATACCACTTTACTCCAAGCGATGAAATAGGGTATTCCGGATGCTCAATCGGCACCTCTTTCACTTCTTCTTTTGGAATTTCTTTATGTATCGGTTCTTTTCCATCAATAGAAAATACGAGCGGTAATACGTCAAAATTCGTACCTTCTCCCTTCCATCCAAGATCCTGACAAAATTTCGTAAATGGTATAGAGTGTGCATCACCAATTATCCCTAGTTCTGTTTCATATCCTGCATACCTGATTAATTGATGATTATAAATTTTAATATTATTATTTTGATCTTTATATTGCTTAAAAATTGTAATCGTTGGTTTAACTTTCCCATTATTCGTAGCATATCGAATATGATGGATTAACGCATTATATACGCCTTTCTCATCATTTACTTCACGCGCATCTAGTATGTGCATCTTATTCCAAAATAATCTCCCGATGCATCTATTACTATTTCGCCAAGCCATTCGCGACCCGTGAACAAGTTCTTCAAATGTATGTTCATACGTTCCAGTCTCTTCTATTTCCAATACAATTTCTTTAAAACGCTCTTCAATTAATTGCTCTTTATTAAGCTCCTTATAGCAAATTGTAATAAAACTTCTTGCTTCCTCTATTAATTCTTTCATTTTACTCATAAACAAGCTCCTTCTATTTCAAAGACACTACTACTTTACAGTATAAGCAAAAAGGATAGGAGTAACAAACGAAATCAAAATTGTTACCATTCCTGTAATATTTTTCAGAAAATTAATAGAATTATATGTTTTTATTGTTGACTTATGAAAAAAACAATTGTATTTTTGTATTAGGTAAATTATTTTTACCTTACGCAACTTTTTAAATACAAGGAGGTGAGTATTATGTCTTCATTTCAATTGCCAAAGCTTTCATATGACTATGATGAGCTGGAACCATATATTGATGGAGATACTTTAGCACTTCATCATGGAAAACATCACGCAACATATGTAAATAATTTAAATGCCGCTTTGGAAGGCTACAACGAATTACATAACAAATCTTTAGAAGAATTATTATGTAATTTAAACAATTTGCCGAAAGATATTGTTACAGCTGTAAGAAATAATGGTGGCGGACATTATTGCCATAGCCTCTTTTGGGAAGTGATGAGTCCGAAAGGCGGAGGCGATCCTAATGGAGACGTTGCAAAAGTAATTGATTATTATTTCAATACCTTTGACAACTTAAAAGATCAACTTTCTAAGGCAGCAATTAGTCGTTTTGGAAGTGGCTATGGGTGGCTTGTCCTTGATGGTGAAGAGCTTTCCGTTATGAGCACACCAAATCAAGATACTCCATTACAAGAAGGCAAAATCCCATTGCTCGTCATCGATGTATGGGAACATGCATATTATTTAAAATATCAAAATCGTCGCCCAGAATTTGTTTCAAATTGGTGGAATACAGTTAACTGGGATCGAGTAAATGAAAAGTATTTACAAGCGATTCAATCACAAAAACATTAGTCATATGTATAAGGTAAATTTGGTAATGTAAAACTAGTATTGTCGAAATCCTCCAGAATCCCCCGGATTGCCACCGGGGGATTTATGAATAATCATTTCAATATATCTATATAATGATGTAAAACACCTTGTATTTCTACCTCTAAGTTTTTAAAGGGAAAACCTAATTCTTTAGCCTTTCTATTATTGATTGTACAATTAGCCATTCCATTGTAGGGAGCTATATTATCTCCCTCTTCTTGAATAATGGCTTTCATTCCTACATTTCTCTCAACAAAGTTAATAACTTCCCTTATAGAAATTTCACCATTACTAGATGCATTAATTGGGCCATCTATGTTCTCCTGACTACACCATGCTAGAAACTCTCCTGCTTCTTTTTCATATACAAATGACATTTTTTCGTCTAAATGATCCACAGACATAGGCACTTGCTTCACTACATTTTCCACGTAAAATTGTAATCTCTTCGTATAATCATTTTCCCCAATAACAACTGGAAAACGCACTGCAATAACTGGGAACATTGCATGCTGAAATAAAACTGCCTCCGCTAGCCTTTTTCCTTCACTATAAGAAAAATCTTTCCTGTCTCCGTAAACAATTGAATACTGGTATGGATTAAAATCTTCTTCTCTTAAACTTAATGATGGCTCATATACAGCCATTGAAGATGTCATAATATATTTTTTCACTTTTCCACGTAATACTTTACATATAGTTTTTGCTGTATTTGAGATATAGCATAAGTTATCATATACAACATCATAACTCACGCCTCCTAAGCGCTCTTCAAGTAACCTCTCGTCTTCTCGATCCACTATAATTCTTTTTACAGAATTGCCAAAGGGATCCTCTGTAAATCCGCGCGTTGCAATGGTTACGTCATGTCCATCTTGCAAAAGAATTTCAATTAATCTCTTTCCAAAAAACCTTGTTCCACCTAAAACCAATACTTTTTTCATTTTCATCATTCCTCAATTTTTTAATTTTTCATGATGACTACGTTTTTAAATGTTATCTTCATTATACTTGTTAGCGTATATAAAAAGCAGGGAATCTCTATAGATTCCCTGCCCATTCGAATGTAATAAATTAGCGTATTCGATATTTAAAAATACAGTAGCAAAAATATAAAATTGAAACTACTGATACGTAAACCCATACTTCATATACTACTGGTTCTCCCCATACTCCCATAAAATACAGGAGAGATGGAAGTGTAAGTGTCACCCATGATTGTACAAATGCTATTCTACCAAGGTATTGATTAATATTCTTTCCTTGTACATTTAACACAAAGAATAAATACCAAAGCAATGCCCACATAAACCAAGTTAACGCATTAACAACATCCTGAAATTGTACAAATGACACGATCATATAAAATACTGCAATAATCGCTACCCATAAACAAAACCAGCCCAATCCACTACCATCCAGCCCTTTAATAAATGTCACACCTACATATAAATATGTTAAACCAAATAAAAAAGTAGCTGCGTAAGAATATACTGTCCAATTGCTTTGATCAGAAATCATAATAAGGTAAAACGGAATAACAATTTGCAATACCCCTACAAATAAATTAAAAATACCAGCGCTCTTCGCTTCTGTTTTACCTAATATAACAAGACTATTTAAAAATAAAGCTGCACCTGAAAGTAATAATCCGACGTAACCCATATATATTCGTGTGAAAATCATATTTTTTCACACTTTAACCTCCCTATAATATAAAATCATACTAATACTTATCTTTCTTCTTATTTAGAACTACATTCACTATTTCTCACTAAAATAAGTCAGACTTCCTACCTTAGAAAAAGGCATAATCCCTTAAAAACATAAACGAATCCTTATATTTTTAAAACGCTTTCAACAATAAACAACCCTATCAAATGCTGAATAGGATTACTTGATTATAAACGGACTCTAACATCGATACAAGTATTGGAATAATTTTCACTCTCATCTTGATGAAAATTAATAGAATGATTCATTTATCCTAGCTCATTCTATCATCTTAAGCATAGAATATTGTAGATTCACATTAATTTTAAGAAAGGTTTGATATTTATGCCTCATCATTATGCAAATCAACCTGTTATTCATTCAACAGGTGTTTTAACGAGAGAACCTGAAACATTTTCTACAGTAGTAGTAAACATTGTAAATTTAGACGAATATTATGCACATCCTGTCACTATAGAAGTATGGGATTGGTCTAATTCCTCTAGCCCTGTAAAACTACCTGTACTAATCAGCGAAAATTCAGAAGCAAATTTCCCATACCTTCTATCTAGCAACAATTTAGCAGTTTTTTATGCGGACTTAGACGCATCAGTTGATTTATATGAAATTCGCATTTCTTATCGCGATCATTCCAATATTATTGCAAATTGCTTTGGACGAAGCGTACCACCATATACAAGCCAAGAAGGCAAAACAGTGTATCATAAACAACTCGTTCGAATCCATTAAAACATTACATGCTTTTATACGAAAATTTTTTATGGTCAGTAATACTCTCATTTCATTATTGTGAGTATTACTGACCCCGAACGGCATAATAGTTACATATATAATTTTGATTATGAATAATCCTTATTTATCATAAATATCATTTGGGTTTATTGTAGAAATAAATCCATTTGTAAAACTATATTCTTTTGATATATCATCTGGTGCTACGGTGAACGTTACAATTTTATTCTTTTGCTGTTTAAAATAACGCATCCAATTTTGACTCCATTCATCATTAGCAATTACTTGTTTATTAAAATCTTCCCATAGTACAGCATGTATCAAATTTAATGATGTACTTTTAACTGTTTCAAATCCCCAATTTTGTACAAGAAGCAAACTAGAATCTATATTTTTTATTTCCTTTAATAATGTCACGTATGCATTTCTAAAGTTTTCTTGTATAACTGGTTGATTACAAAAATAATCATCGATATCGCCAACTGTATCTAAAAAAACACCATCTATCCCTTTCTCAACAATTCGCTGTTTTACTTTTGCTAAAACAATCTCCCGATAATGATCATCAGCTAAATTCATAATATATGTATCCCACTGTTTAATTGTCATTTTCTTCCCATTTTTATAGAAATAGTCCGATTCTATTACTTTTGGCTTGTGCCATGCTATTTCACTAGAAGAGCAACGCCTTTTTACAATTTCAATTTCATATTGTTTTATTTTTTCCCAAATTATATATGGTGCACTACAACTCATTGTCACAAGGTATGTTGCCGATCTTTTATATGAGCAAAAAGCTGCTAAAGTATTTTCTTCATTTTTAGGAATGACAAAAATCACGCTCCTTTTTGCCATTATACTATGGGGTATTTTTACATTCTTCACCCCTTTAGCTCTTTACTATACAATCATGCTTCTATTTTTATTTTTAGCGTTAAATATTATTTGGATTCAATCTATTTATTTAACGGCTGCTAAAGATTATCAATCGATTGCTTTTGCA
The DNA window shown above is from Bacillus clarus and carries:
- the sodA gene encoding superoxide dismutase [Mn] produces the protein MSSFQLPKLSYDYDELEPYIDGDTLALHHGKHHATYVNNLNAALEGYNELHNKSLEELLCNLNNLPKDIVTAVRNNGGGHYCHSLFWEVMSPKGGGDPNGDVAKVIDYYFNTFDNLKDQLSKAAISRFGSGYGWLVLDGEELSVMSTPNQDTPLQEGKIPLLVIDVWEHAYYLKYQNRRPEFVSNWWNTVNWDRVNEKYLQAIQSQKH
- a CDS encoding NAD-dependent epimerase/dehydratase family protein; this encodes MKMKKVLVLGGTRFFGKRLIEILLQDGHDVTIATRGFTEDPFGNSVKRIIVDREDERLLEERLGGVSYDVVYDNLCYISNTAKTICKVLRGKVKKYIMTSSMAVYEPSLSLREEDFNPYQYSIVYGDRKDFSYSEGKRLAEAVLFQHAMFPVIAVRFPVVIGENDYTKRLQFYVENVVKQVPMSVDHLDEKMSFVYEKEAGEFLAWCSQENIDGPINASSNGEISIREVINFVERNVGMKAIIQEEGDNIAPYNGMANCTINNRKAKELGFPFKNLEVEIQGVLHHYIDILK
- a CDS encoding MFS transporter, with the translated sequence MNITTDGQQATEETKEKRYKTLFGSALGYAAEGLDMLLLSFVLVYILKEFHLSPVEGGNLTLATTIGMLIGSYLFGFIADLFGRIRTMAFTILLFSLATALIYFATDYWQLLILRFLVGMGVGGEFGIGMAIVTETWSKEMRAKATSVVALGWQFGVLVASLLPAFIVPHFGWRAVFLFGLIPALLAVYVRKSLSEPKIWQQKQEYKKALLQKENEGTLTSAEAEKLKHMKKFPLRKLFASKKVTITTIGLIIMSFIQNFGYYGIFTWMPTILANKYNYTLAKASGWMFISTIGMLIGIATFGILADKIGRRKTFSLYYIGGTIYCLVYFFLFTDATLLLWGSALLGFFANGMMGGFGAILAENYPAEARSTAENFIFGTGRGLAGFGPVIIGLLATGGNLMGALSLIFIIYPIGLLTMLVCVPETKGKVLE
- a CDS encoding sensor histidine kinase; translation: MLNLVLMMIERVGLIVILGFLLSHIKTFRRLLHKQYGCQDKLMLICIFSIFTIVSNYTGIEIAGNTIMNENWLQGVSSSSTIANTRIMGVGISGLLGGPIVGIGVGVIAGIHRYMLGGTTALSCAISSILAGMIAGYIGYIFQKHNRAITPKFSAILSVFIVSLEMLMILLIIEDGISVVKTIAIPMILVNSFGSFILLSMIQAILRQEENAKALQTHKVLRIADKTLPYFRQGLTEESCKHVAQIIHRFTGTDAVSLTDTEKILAHVGLASDHHIPSHSLITGLSKEVLQTGKIMKAKSREIINCQHEECPLQAAIVIPLTSHGNTIGTLKLYFKNPNQLSRVEEELAEGLAKIFSTQLELGEAELQSKLLQDAEIKALQAQINPHFLFNAINTVSALCRTDVEKARKLLLQLSVYFRCNLQGARQLLIPLEQELNHVNAYLSLEQARFPNKYEVKNYIEEGLKKTLVPPFVLQLLVENALRHAFPKKQPVCEVEVHVFEKDDMVHFKVKDNGQGIKYERLEQLGKMVVSSKKGTGTALYNINQRLIGLFGKEITLHIESEAEKGTEIVFVIPKSVGEEESGVKGISS
- a CDS encoding AmiS/UreI family transporter gives rise to the protein MGYVGLLLSGAALFLNSLVILGKTEAKSAGIFNLFVGVLQIVIPFYLIMISDQSNWTVYSYAATFLFGLTYLYVGVTFIKGLDGSGLGWFCLWVAIIAVFYMIVSFVQFQDVVNALTWFMWALLWYLFFVLNVQGKNINQYLGRIAFVQSWVTLTLPSLLYFMGVWGEPVVYEVWVYVSVVSILYFCYCIFKYRIR
- a CDS encoding nitric oxide synthase oxygenase, which codes for MSKMKELIEEARSFITICYKELNKEQLIEERFKEIVLEIEETGTYEHTFEELVHGSRMAWRNSNRCIGRLFWNKMHILDAREVNDEKGVYNALIHHIRYATNNGKVKPTITIFKQYKDQNNNIKIYNHQLIRYAGYETELGIIGDAHSIPFTKFCQDLGWKGEGTNFDVLPLVFSIDGKEPIHKEIPKEEVKEVPIEHPEYPISSLGVKWYGVPMISDMRLEIGGISYTAAPFNGWYMGTEIGARNLADYDRYNLLPVVAEMMNLDTSRNSMLWKDKALIELNIAVLHSFKKQGVSIVDHHTAAQQFQQFEKQEAACGRVVTGNWVWLIPPLSPATTHIYHKPYPNDILKPNFFHK